A single region of the Mesotoga sp. Brook.08.105.5.1 genome encodes:
- a CDS encoding nucleotidyl transferase AbiEii/AbiGii toxin family protein, with protein MKNSMQLKAIIKNVAKSKNISAQIVLQNYMLERLLERISSSRYQSNFILKGGFLIASIVGLDTRATMDMDGTIKGLKMNVESISNMLNEVCAIEM; from the coding sequence TTGAAGAACTCGATGCAGCTGAAAGCGATCATTAAGAACGTGGCAAAAAGCAAGAATATATCTGCTCAAATTGTCCTTCAGAACTATATGCTGGAGCGTTTGCTGGAAAGAATTTCATCATCACGCTACCAATCGAACTTCATCTTGAAAGGTGGATTTCTTATCGCATCAATAGTAGGCCTTGATACAAGGGCGACCATGGATATGGACGGGACCATTAAAGGGCTAAAAATGAATGTAGAAAGTATATCAAACATGCTGAACGAGGTTTGTGCGATAGAAATGTGA
- a CDS encoding AAA family ATPase, protein MRVVLENIGPIKKADISAGDLTVLVGPQATGKSIFLQLFKFCVDHADIVRELKKFGFDWKNELESFLPVYFGEGMQAIWNSQSYIGLNGRKFQIETHVKRSGGEDSEAKVFYIPAQRVLIISAGWPLPFTSFDPTYPFVVKDFSEKIRRIMDSGLGSGGIPIFPRDGYFKKEIRDALQKSIMREGKLKLDIGLRKRIMLEVAGVSMPIMTWSAGQREFAPLLLGLFWLLPSAKVSKKQGVNWVIVEEPEAGLHPLAIRDVFLTIVELLSRNYRVLLSTHSSGIIELVWAINEIVSHPEATADKKRKLLLDLFELKTTTNTNKLIKDFENKKLVVNYFKPTEAGVVTEDISSLDPGSDKKSVSEWGGLVEFTSKTNEIVAKLWR, encoded by the coding sequence GTGAGAGTCGTTCTTGAGAATATCGGGCCGATAAAAAAAGCAGACATTTCGGCCGGTGATCTGACCGTTCTCGTCGGGCCACAAGCAACGGGTAAAAGCATCTTTCTTCAGTTGTTCAAGTTCTGCGTTGATCACGCCGACATAGTCAGAGAATTGAAGAAGTTTGGCTTTGATTGGAAGAATGAGCTCGAGAGTTTCTTGCCAGTCTATTTTGGCGAAGGGATGCAGGCGATATGGAATTCTCAGAGCTACATTGGACTTAACGGAAGAAAGTTTCAGATCGAAACTCACGTGAAGAGATCAGGCGGAGAAGACAGTGAGGCCAAAGTATTCTATATACCCGCTCAACGAGTTCTGATTATCTCTGCCGGGTGGCCACTTCCTTTCACCTCTTTCGATCCTACGTACCCTTTCGTTGTTAAGGACTTCAGTGAGAAGATCAGGCGCATAATGGATTCCGGCCTTGGGAGCGGCGGCATCCCTATCTTTCCGAGAGACGGATACTTCAAGAAAGAGATAAGGGACGCGCTGCAGAAATCCATAATGAGAGAAGGCAAGCTGAAACTAGATATAGGCCTCAGGAAAAGAATCATGCTGGAGGTTGCGGGAGTATCAATGCCTATCATGACCTGGTCTGCAGGCCAAAGAGAATTTGCGCCCTTACTACTTGGGTTGTTCTGGCTGCTGCCTTCGGCAAAAGTCTCTAAAAAGCAAGGCGTGAACTGGGTCATAGTTGAAGAGCCAGAAGCAGGCCTTCACCCGCTTGCAATTAGGGATGTCTTTCTTACTATAGTCGAACTGTTGAGCAGGAATTATAGAGTCCTGCTCTCAACCCATTCTTCGGGAATAATAGAACTCGTTTGGGCAATAAATGAGATTGTATCTCATCCTGAAGCAACTGCAGACAAAAAGAGGAAGCTTCTCCTCGACCTTTTCGAACTAAAAACAACGACAAATACGAACAAACTAATAAAGGATTTCGAAAACAAGAAGCTCGTTGTCAACTACTTCAAACCGACCGAGGCTGGCGTGGTGACTGAAGATATTTCTTCACTCGATCCCGGGAGCGATAAGAAGTCAGTGTCGGAATGGGGTGGCCTCGTAGAATTCACTTCCAAGACAAACGAAATCGTAGCAAAGCTCTGGAGGTAG
- a CDS encoding YegP family protein produces MKEPRFEIFKDKNNEYRFRLLAPNGEIIAIGEGYSTKSNCKDGINNVKEYAPVAQIKDLTEAT; encoded by the coding sequence ATGAAAGAACCGCGGTTTGAAATCTTTAAGGACAAGAATAATGAATATCGATTCAGACTCCTAGCACCTAACGGAGAAATTATTGCCATAGGCGAAGGTTATTCAACCAAGAGCAATTGTAAAGACGGTATCAATAATGTGAAAGAATACGCACCAGTTGCTCAGATCAAAGACTTGACTGAAGCAACTTGA
- a CDS encoding type IV toxin-antitoxin system AbiEi family antitoxin domain-containing protein codes for MSNKTDIEKKIKSCFKYNNYFQQTSQFLKAGIHPREIKTALENGWIIRIKHGLYMLADAYNGLETDLVAITKASKYTVICLASALQFYNLTTYISPKITIGVPNNVSHLKFEYPPVKLYYFDKSTYKIGITRIKTNSGIIRIYDLERTICDAFRFRKELGEDIAVESLINYVKRKDSNISKLMEYASMLRIKTVITPYLIPIIKSAME; via the coding sequence ATGAGCAATAAAACCGATATTGAGAAAAAAATAAAGTCCTGCTTCAAATATAATAATTATTTCCAGCAAACATCGCAGTTTCTAAAAGCGGGAATACATCCAAGAGAAATAAAGACGGCTCTAGAAAATGGATGGATTATCAGGATAAAACATGGTCTATATATGCTGGCAGATGCATACAATGGTCTTGAAACTGATCTTGTGGCAATTACTAAAGCAAGTAAATATACCGTTATATGTCTAGCTTCAGCACTCCAGTTTTATAACCTGACTACATACATCTCTCCTAAAATTACCATTGGTGTACCTAATAACGTAAGTCATCTCAAGTTTGAATATCCCCCCGTTAAACTCTATTACTTTGACAAAAGCACATACAAAATCGGTATTACCAGAATAAAAACGAATTCCGGGATTATAAGAATATATGACCTCGAAAGAACCATCTGCGATGCTTTCAGATTCAGGAAGGAACTTGGAGAAGACATTGCCGTTGAATCATTAATAAATTATGTAAAACGCAAGGATTCAAATATCTCAAAGCTAATGGAATACGCATCAATGCTTAGAATCAAAACGGTGATAACACCTTATCTTATACCCATTATAAAATCCGCTATGGAGTGA
- a CDS encoding nucleotidyl transferase AbiEii/AbiGii toxin family protein — protein MQNIGASVRTKLLNISRKTGRSNEYLLIQYFYERFLYRLGKSKYRNRLILKGGMLLISYDSLNRSRPTKDLDFLAKGLPIKADKVKPIIEEILNSADSNDGVLFDANSIQVEQITEDQDYTGIRVFFVAQLANTKVKTRLHLDIAVGDSIVPSPIEMEYPVLLDFEAPKVIAYSKETVIAEKLETTVKRSTANSRLKDFYDIYYLAQTTNFSLDVLSNSIKSTFMNRGTPLPEETFFPEMIKDDAGMEIRWKAFISRHGQLTDISYQELVKKLDSFTRPIIMKNQEESIWDFNTWCWASTL, from the coding sequence ATGCAAAATATTGGGGCTTCGGTTAGAACGAAACTGTTGAACATTTCAAGAAAGACAGGAAGATCCAATGAGTACTTGCTCATACAATACTTTTATGAGCGTTTTCTCTACAGATTAGGAAAATCAAAATACAGAAATAGATTGATACTCAAAGGCGGAATGCTGTTGATATCCTACGATTCCCTAAATAGATCAAGGCCTACAAAAGACCTAGATTTTCTTGCAAAGGGGCTTCCAATAAAAGCAGACAAGGTAAAACCAATTATTGAGGAAATACTTAATTCCGCAGACTCGAATGATGGGGTGCTATTTGATGCAAACAGCATTCAGGTTGAGCAAATAACAGAAGATCAAGATTATACAGGAATTCGGGTCTTTTTTGTAGCTCAGCTTGCCAATACTAAAGTAAAGACCCGACTTCATTTGGATATTGCCGTGGGAGACAGCATTGTTCCAAGTCCGATTGAAATGGAATATCCCGTACTTCTTGATTTTGAAGCTCCTAAGGTTATAGCTTATTCCAAAGAAACAGTTATAGCTGAAAAGCTTGAGACAACTGTCAAAAGAAGCACGGCAAATAGCAGGTTGAAAGATTTCTATGACATATACTACCTTGCTCAAACAACCAATTTTTCTCTCGATGTCCTCTCCAACTCAATAAAATCAACCTTCATGAATCGAGGAACTCCTCTTCCAGAAGAAACTTTCTTTCCCGAAATGATCAAAGACGATGCTGGTATGGAAATACGGTGGAAAGCCTTCATTTCAAGACACGGACAACTTACGGATATTTCATACCAGGAATTGGTTAAAAAGCTGGATTCTTTTACCAGACCAATTATAATGAAAAACCAAGAGGAAAGTATTTGGGATTTCAACACATGGTGCTGGGCATCTACCTTATAA